In one window of Capra hircus breed San Clemente chromosome 28, ASM170441v1, whole genome shotgun sequence DNA:
- the CHST3 gene encoding carbohydrate sulfotransferase 3 — MEKGLSLPQDCRHFLHSLRMRSKYALFLAFVVVVFVFIEKENKIISRVSDKLKQIPQSLVEANSTDPALVLAENASLLSLSELDSAFLQLQSRLRNLSLQLGMEPAEEAEEEQMLEAEEEWEQLEPRPPAEAPPRRHVLLMATTRTGSSFVGEFFNQQGNIFYLFEPLWHIERTVSFEQGGANAAGSALVYRDVLKQLFLCDLYILEHFIIPAPEDHLTQFVFRRGSSRSLCEDPVCTPLVKKVFEKYPCKNRRCGPLNMTLAAEACRRKEHMAVKAVRIRQLEFLQPLAEDPRLDLRVIQLVRDPRAVLASRMVAFADKYETWKKWVAKGQDQLREEEVLRLKGNCESIRLSAELGLRQPAWLRGRYMLVRYEDVALRPLQKAQEMYRFAGIPLTPQVEDWIQKNTQAAHDGIYSTQKNSSEQFEKWRFSMPFKLAQVVQAACGPAMRLFGYKPVQDAASLSNRSVSLLEERGTFWVT; from the exons ATGGAGAAAGGACTCTCTTTGCCCCAGGACTGCCGACATTTTCTGCACAGCTTGAGAATGAGGAGCAAATATGCCCTCTTCCTGgcttttgtggtggtggtttttgtcttcattgaaaaggaaaataaaatcatatcaaG GGTCTCAGACAAGCTGAAGCAGATCCCTCAGTCCCTGGTAGAGGCCAACAGCACCGACCCAGCCCTGGTCTTGGCCGAGAACGCATCCCTCTTGTCCCTGAGTGAGCTGGATTCGGCCTTCCTGCAGCTGCAGAGCCGCCTGCGAAACCTCAGTCTGCAGCTGGGCATGGAGCCAGCAGAGGAGGCCGAGGAGGAGCAGATGTTGGAGGCGGAAGAGGAATGGGAGCAGCTGGAACCCCGCCCACCCGCCGAGGCCCCGCCCCGGCGCCACGTGCTCCTCATGGCCACGACTCGCACCGGTTCCTCGTTTGTGGGTGAGTTCTTCAATCAGCAGGGCAATATCTTCTACCTCTTCGAGCCGCTGTGGCACATCGAGCGCACGGTGTCCTTCGAGCAGGGTGGCGCCAACGCCGCGGGCTCGGCCTTGGTCTACCGCGACGTGCTCAAGCAGCTTTTTCTGTGCGACCTGTACATCCTGGAGCACTTCATCATCCCGGCGCCCGAGGACCACCTGACCCAGTTCGTGTTCCGCCGGGGCTCCAGCCGCTCCCTCTGCGAGGACCCCGTCTGCACGCCCCTCGTCAAGAAGGTCTTCGAGAAGTATCCCTGCAAGAACCGCCGCTGTGGCCCTCTCAACATGACGCTGGCCGCTGAAGCCTGCCGCCGCAAGGAGCACATGGCCGTCAAGGCCGTCCGCATCAGGCAACTGGAGTTCCTCCAGCCGCTGGCCGAGGACCCCCGTCTCGACCTGCGCGTCATCCAGCTGGTGCGCGACCCCCGCGCTGTGCTGGCCTCCCGCATGGTGGCCTTCGCGGACAAGTACGAGACCTGGAAGAAGTGGGTGGCCAAGGGACAGGACCAGCTGAGGGAGGAGGAGGTGCTGCGGCTGAAGGGCAACTGTGAGAGCATCCGCCTATCCGCCGAGTTGGGCCTGAGGCAGCCGGCTTGGCTGCGGGGCCGCTACATGCTGGTGCGCTACGAGGACGTGGCCCTCCGGCCGCTGCAGAAGGCCCAGGAGATGTATCGCTTTGCAGGCATCCCCCTAACCCCGCAGGTGGAGGACTGGATCCAGAAGAACACCCAGGCGGCCCACGATGGCATCTACTCCACGCAGAAGAACTCCTCGGAACAGTTTGAGAAATGGCGTTTCAGCATGCCCTTCAAGCTGGCGCAGGTGGTGCAGGCCGCCTGCGGCCCGGCCATGCGCCTCTTCGGCTACAAGCCAGTGCAGGATGCCGCCTCGCTCTCCAACCGCTCTGTCAGCCTGCTGGAGGAGCGCGGCACCTTCTGGGTCACGTAG